One Gimesia sp. genomic window carries:
- a CDS encoding restriction endonuclease fold toxin has translation MQLLRPTLWLSLQRATVGETLYISVPECGIQGDATLLQIEACPSIAKSPGPGFQIVTGTFHHQAAKTLDIGVEGESKPIGTTPNHPFWSVDRQAFVRADSLTVGERLQNLNGITTVKSISPRGPPEAVYNLEVQVKHTYYVADSGVLVHNGGLCLSPRAKKFNDQGKSSQALDAHYEDLVAGVVKGKTGQEFMHAGKTFEIDVLTNNRLIQVKRSLGAVDRAKYYSGKAFKNQLRATLAHARKEGKKVEYWFKYGVHPNVKGYLESKDVIVRIGLGD, from the coding sequence GTGCAACTGCTTCGGCCTACACTCTGGTTATCCTTACAACGGGCCACAGTTGGTGAGACGCTCTATATCTCTGTTCCCGAATGTGGCATTCAGGGCGATGCCACACTGTTGCAGATTGAAGCCTGTCCGTCGATCGCTAAGAGCCCGGGACCCGGCTTCCAGATCGTCACCGGCACCTTCCATCATCAAGCCGCCAAGACGCTGGACATCGGTGTGGAAGGGGAATCCAAGCCCATCGGCACTACGCCAAACCACCCCTTCTGGAGCGTCGACAGACAAGCCTTCGTCAGAGCAGACAGCCTGACGGTGGGTGAGCGTTTACAAAACCTAAACGGCATCACCACCGTCAAGAGTATCAGTCCCCGCGGCCCGCCCGAAGCGGTCTACAACCTCGAAGTCCAAGTCAAACACACCTACTACGTTGCCGACTCGGGTGTGCTGGTGCATAATGGGGGGCTTTGTCTATCTCCACGAGCAAAAAAATTTAATGACCAAGGCAAGTCTTCTCAGGCATTGGATGCTCACTATGAAGATCTTGTTGCAGGTGTGGTCAAAGGTAAAACTGGCCAGGAATTCATGCATGCAGGGAAAACATTTGAAATAGATGTCTTAACCAATAATCGCTTAATCCAGGTGAAGCGATCTCTTGGTGCTGTTGATAGGGCTAAATACTATTCGGGAAAGGCATTTAAGAATCAACTCAGAGCAACTTTGGCACATGCCCGCAAAGAAGGGAAAAAAGTTGAATATTGGTTCAAATATGGCGTCCATCCAAATGTCAAAGGTTATCTTGAATCTAAAGATGTTATCGTGCGGATTGGATTGGGAGATTAA
- a CDS encoding Hint domain-containing protein, translated as MELTRPQLDLLERLKLRCVNQRFLTPFLAPKPIDTTPNHPIWSVDRQAFVRADSLTVGERLQNLNGITTVKSISPRGPPEPVYNLEVQVKHTYYVADTGVLVHNGAPCKSDEIALGLGPKKNYQNFADETGGLPFWKWKENKLTQFNAENNGVFDLAFDEASKNAKHIHFNLDRFKVLAAVKDSKDWHRFNFTNMEFRSIWENSELLKKTTFYLDGKAWFDGKDILKGRLIPSL; from the coding sequence ATGGAACTAACCAGACCACAACTCGATTTACTGGAGCGACTGAAGTTGCGCTGCGTCAATCAAAGGTTCCTGACACCTTTCCTGGCCCCCAAACCCATCGACACCACGCCAAATCACCCCATCTGGAGCGTCGACCGCCAAGCCTTCGTCCGGGCAGACAGCCTGACCGTCGGTGAACGGCTACAAAACCTAAACGGCATCACAACCGTCAAGAGTATCAGTCCCCGCGGCCCACCCGAACCGGTCTACAACCTCGAAGTCCAAGTCAAACACACTTACTACGTTGCCGACACGGGTGTGCTGGTGCATAATGGAGCACCTTGTAAATCTGATGAAATAGCACTTGGGCTTGGTCCCAAAAAAAATTATCAAAATTTTGCTGACGAAACAGGTGGATTACCATTTTGGAAGTGGAAGGAGAATAAGTTAACTCAATTTAATGCAGAGAATAATGGAGTCTTTGATCTTGCATTTGATGAGGCTTCAAAAAATGCAAAGCATATTCATTTTAATTTAGATCGATTTAAAGTCTTAGCTGCTGTAAAAGATTCAAAAGATTGGCATCGTTTTAATTTCACAAATATGGAATTTCGAAGTATTTGGGAAAACTCTGAATTATTAAAGAAAACTACTTTCTACCTTGATGGTAAAGCTTGGTTTGATGGAAAAGATATTTTAAAAGGGAGGCTAATTCCTAGCCTTTAA
- a CDS encoding TROVE domain-containing protein — protein sequence MANKTLFSNRQNQYPRADSRNEAGGRAYKFEPKHALAQLAATGTFNNVFYAGAQTQLDTLRTLIDQVDDDRYLAQLAVYARERACMKDMPAALLATLSTRDTELMHRVFDRVVDNGRVLRTLFQMIRSGQFGRTGLSSSLQRAFQRWLNEASVGRLLSASIGHDPSLRDVLRLARPTPVDNERRALFGWLTDKEPAKWAPATAADLPRQVRQLIAYRQAETDQAQAEIVENLSVRWDLLADAAKSPLVWKALARQMGPQALRMNLNTLLRHDVFQDAALVDYVADRLADAEAIRQSRQFPYQFLAAYLNVSAEVPRKIQTALHQAAELACGNVPELPGPVVIGLDTSGSMQCPVTGWQRRGATSRMTCVDAAALFAAAVLRRNPDSVVIPFDTRPYQARLDPSDSILSLSARLAKYGGGGTDCSIPLNVANTKLSKRAFAGCVLVSDNESWVRQGRYGSTGVMTEWQRFIENQRRLGVTDPKLVCIDIQPYGSSQAPERDDILNMGGFSDAVFNVVASFLGNDAGRFVAEVESIEI from the coding sequence ATGGCCAACAAGACTCTGTTTTCAAATCGCCAGAATCAGTATCCACGTGCGGACTCGCGTAACGAGGCCGGCGGTCGCGCTTATAAATTCGAGCCGAAGCATGCGCTCGCGCAGCTGGCGGCAACCGGAACGTTCAACAACGTGTTCTACGCCGGTGCGCAGACGCAACTGGATACTCTGCGGACGCTGATTGACCAGGTGGACGATGACCGCTACCTGGCACAGCTGGCCGTGTATGCGCGGGAGCGGGCCTGCATGAAGGACATGCCGGCAGCGCTGCTGGCGACACTGTCGACGCGGGACACCGAGCTGATGCACCGTGTGTTTGATCGCGTGGTTGACAACGGTCGTGTACTGCGGACGCTGTTCCAGATGATCCGTTCGGGTCAGTTTGGTCGAACCGGTCTGTCATCGAGTCTGCAGCGGGCGTTTCAGCGCTGGCTGAACGAGGCTTCGGTGGGTCGACTGCTGTCGGCTTCGATCGGTCACGATCCGAGCCTGCGCGACGTACTGCGACTGGCACGACCAACGCCTGTCGACAACGAGCGACGTGCGCTGTTCGGCTGGCTGACGGATAAGGAGCCTGCCAAGTGGGCACCGGCGACCGCAGCGGATCTGCCACGGCAGGTGCGACAGCTGATCGCGTATCGTCAGGCAGAGACTGACCAGGCGCAGGCAGAGATCGTTGAGAATCTGTCTGTGCGGTGGGATCTGCTGGCAGATGCGGCCAAGAGTCCACTGGTCTGGAAGGCGCTGGCCCGACAGATGGGACCACAGGCGCTGCGGATGAACCTGAATACGCTGCTGCGGCACGACGTGTTCCAGGATGCGGCGCTGGTGGACTATGTGGCGGACCGCCTGGCGGACGCTGAGGCAATCCGTCAGTCGCGACAGTTTCCGTACCAGTTCCTGGCGGCTTATCTGAATGTGAGTGCAGAAGTGCCTCGCAAGATTCAGACGGCGCTGCACCAGGCGGCTGAGCTCGCCTGCGGTAACGTGCCGGAACTGCCAGGTCCGGTGGTGATCGGTCTGGATACGTCCGGTTCGATGCAGTGTCCGGTTACCGGTTGGCAGCGTCGTGGTGCTACAAGTCGGATGACGTGTGTGGATGCTGCGGCTCTGTTTGCGGCGGCTGTGCTACGACGTAACCCGGACAGCGTGGTGATTCCATTCGATACCCGGCCTTACCAGGCCCGCCTGGATCCGTCGGACTCGATTCTGAGTCTGTCGGCACGGCTGGCGAAGTACGGTGGCGGTGGTACCGACTGTTCGATCCCGCTGAACGTGGCCAACACGAAGCTCAGCAAGCGTGCGTTCGCCGGCTGCGTGCTGGTGAGCGACAACGAGAGCTGGGTGCGGCAGGGCCGTTACGGTTCGACCGGCGTGATGACCGAGTGGCAGCGGTTCATCGAGAACCAGCGGCGACTGGGCGTGACGGATCCGAAGCTGGTATGCATCGACATCCAGCCTTACGGTTCGTCACAGGCTCCTGAGCGCGACGACATCCTGAACATGGGCGGCTTCAGTGACGCGGTGTTCAACGTGGTGGCGTCGTTCCTGGGCAACGACGCCGGCCGGTTCGTCGCCGAGGTCGAGTCGATCGAAATCTGA
- a CDS encoding SGNH/GDSL hydrolase family protein, with protein MPRLTDHCRILTALLTVLCLTSLATAEQKQEPTADSNLPRVLIIGDSISIGYTKPTIELLKRVANVERVKANCGDTNRGLKNLQRWLGKTDWDVIHFNWGLHDLCYRHPDSKTQGHRDKVNGTISVPLAQYEKNLETLVKQLEQTNATLIWATTTPVPEGEAGRVVGDDLKYNEVAKKIMQKHNIKINDLHQLATGFEAPLWAGPGNVHFKPAGSQKLAQQVAREIKAALKAKSQDRN; from the coding sequence ATGCCTCGACTGACCGACCACTGCCGAATTCTCACAGCGTTGTTGACGGTTCTATGTCTGACTTCGCTCGCAACAGCAGAACAGAAACAGGAACCCACAGCAGATTCCAACCTGCCCCGCGTGCTGATCATCGGCGACTCGATTTCCATCGGTTACACCAAACCCACCATCGAACTGCTCAAAAGGGTCGCGAACGTCGAACGCGTCAAAGCCAACTGCGGCGATACAAACCGGGGTCTCAAAAACCTCCAGCGCTGGCTCGGCAAAACCGACTGGGACGTGATTCATTTCAACTGGGGACTGCACGATCTCTGCTATCGGCACCCCGACTCAAAAACTCAGGGACACCGCGACAAAGTCAACGGCACCATCTCGGTCCCCCTCGCGCAGTACGAGAAAAATCTGGAAACACTGGTCAAGCAACTGGAGCAGACGAACGCCACACTCATCTGGGCCACGACCACTCCGGTTCCGGAAGGCGAAGCAGGCCGCGTTGTCGGCGACGATTTGAAATACAACGAGGTCGCGAAAAAGATCATGCAGAAACACAACATCAAAATCAACGACCTGCACCAGCTCGCGACAGGCTTCGAAGCGCCCCTCTGGGCCGGTCCGGGCAACGTCCACTTCAAACCCGCCGGCTCCCAAAAACTGGCACAACAGGTCGCCCGCGAAATCAAAGCCGCGTTAAAAGCGAAGTCGCAAGACAGGAACTGA
- a CDS encoding dienelactone hydrolase family protein produces the protein MKHGTFLWILILFSSSVVFGQKPETLPPLQDGAAPQNFEAMWAGFDPRKEPLETEVLKEWEEEGVMLSVVRFRIGVFKGQTARLAAIFGFPKSVSASRKTLPGLVQIHGGGQYADHQACLMNGKRGYATVSIAWAGRISAPDYRVTPAEVKLFWEGKTDDPNYKVTTDWGALDGYHAPGKHPGNVFPSAMPAAWTLDEVESPRNSGWFLAALAARRALTFLEAQPMVDPDRLGVYGHSMGGKLTVLTAPDARVKAAAPSCGGISDRYNRSPLFCATLGDDVSLKQIACPIIFLSPANDFHGRLGNLPDAINEIRSQEWRVTCSPHHNHQDTPDFEAATMLWMDQHLKSAFTFPETPKTKLVLKTSDHIPRFQVQPDHTRPILSVDIFYTQQGKPDERPEDRLQTMHRFWHHASATETDGTWTAPLPLGSVDQPLWVYANVRYSLDEPVSGAGYYYRPYTTKSFNLSSLLTQVTPTQLQHAGTRTTLEPTLLIEDFQGDWQKEWFNYRSDEWTLITHKLNDTTWKAPQQAELALKVRAAESNRLVLVIDDFAAEVELTGGSDWQNIQLKAEDFQNWNGDPLPGWDGIRQLKITPAERLQPARRGKGKSRIVGKNWRGPAPEFRELRWKTTP, from the coding sequence ATGAAACACGGCACATTTCTCTGGATTCTGATTCTATTCTCATCCTCTGTTGTTTTCGGGCAGAAGCCCGAGACGCTGCCCCCTTTGCAGGACGGCGCCGCGCCTCAAAATTTCGAAGCGATGTGGGCCGGTTTTGATCCGCGTAAAGAACCGCTTGAAACCGAAGTTCTCAAAGAATGGGAAGAAGAGGGCGTGATGCTCAGTGTGGTGCGATTTCGCATCGGCGTCTTCAAAGGACAGACCGCGAGACTCGCAGCAATTTTTGGTTTCCCCAAAAGCGTCAGCGCAAGCAGGAAAACACTTCCGGGACTTGTTCAGATTCATGGCGGCGGACAATACGCCGATCACCAGGCGTGCCTCATGAATGGCAAACGCGGGTATGCCACCGTCTCCATTGCCTGGGCAGGACGAATCAGTGCCCCGGACTACCGGGTGACTCCGGCTGAAGTGAAGCTGTTCTGGGAGGGTAAGACCGACGATCCGAACTACAAAGTAACCACCGACTGGGGCGCACTCGACGGTTATCATGCACCGGGAAAGCATCCTGGCAATGTCTTTCCCAGTGCCATGCCCGCCGCCTGGACTCTCGATGAAGTTGAGTCGCCGCGCAACAGCGGCTGGTTTCTCGCCGCGCTCGCGGCACGTCGTGCACTCACATTTCTGGAAGCGCAGCCGATGGTCGACCCCGATCGACTGGGCGTCTATGGACATTCCATGGGTGGCAAGCTCACCGTCTTGACTGCTCCCGACGCGCGTGTCAAAGCGGCTGCCCCTTCCTGTGGCGGTATCAGCGATCGATATAATCGGAGCCCGCTGTTTTGCGCGACCCTGGGTGATGATGTCAGCCTGAAGCAGATTGCCTGTCCCATCATCTTCCTCAGCCCTGCCAACGATTTTCACGGGCGTCTGGGCAACCTGCCTGATGCGATCAACGAAATCCGCAGCCAGGAATGGCGCGTGACCTGCTCGCCACACCACAATCATCAGGACACGCCCGATTTTGAAGCCGCGACGATGCTGTGGATGGACCAGCATTTAAAATCAGCATTCACATTTCCTGAGACACCGAAAACGAAGCTGGTTCTCAAGACCAGCGATCACATCCCCCGTTTCCAGGTGCAACCAGATCATACCCGACCCATTCTTTCGGTCGATATCTTTTATACCCAGCAGGGTAAACCAGACGAGCGTCCCGAAGATCGACTGCAGACGATGCACCGCTTCTGGCATCATGCATCGGCGACCGAAACCGACGGCACCTGGACGGCACCGCTGCCTTTGGGAAGTGTTGATCAGCCACTCTGGGTTTACGCGAATGTACGGTATTCTCTCGACGAACCCGTTTCCGGAGCAGGCTATTACTACCGGCCTTATACGACTAAGTCATTTAATCTCTCGTCATTGCTGACTCAGGTTACTCCCACACAACTTCAACATGCAGGCACGCGTACTACACTTGAACCGACATTACTGATCGAAGACTTTCAAGGTGACTGGCAAAAGGAATGGTTTAATTATCGATCGGATGAATGGACGCTGATCACGCATAAACTCAACGACACAACATGGAAAGCACCACAGCAGGCGGAGCTCGCGCTGAAAGTTCGCGCAGCAGAATCCAATCGGCTGGTGCTCGTGATTGACGACTTCGCTGCAGAGGTTGAGCTCACAGGGGGCAGCGACTGGCAGAACATCCAGCTGAAAGCAGAAGATTTTCAGAACTGGAACGGTGATCCATTACCAGGCTGGGATGGGATCCGTCAGCTGAAGATTACCCCTGCCGAAAGACTTCAGCCCGCGCGCAGAGGTAAAGGAAAATCACGAATCGTCGGCAAAAACTGGCGCGGCCCAGCACCGGAGTTCCGCGAACTACGCTGGAAAACAACACCCTGA
- a CDS encoding HEAT repeat domain-containing protein: MYQKTGWLIGLILLVGCGEQPKPVEQTQTTPSQVPASQSKPEPAPAQEPVTQKGKKAAPKKESTGDDYVKRVVAEHQEKTFQRSLSELKSKDRDQRVMAVAMMVTSKIDPNRVVAGLLNVVDDKDEQVANMSRKYIQSHTFESKGQLVDFYADWCGPCRMMKPVVKELEDEGYPVIQVDVDENPDLSSHFYITSIPTFALIVDGSMRQRRIGVVDKSELLKLLKEIPKPDKQDREKAYVTDPKLKVYGALVTMQSENAWYRYEAKQQLKQASLPTLIEILQDPGQRTVFRESVMQVLESFMKSEDQATQIVKVLTEIMNDPKQSEELRGMAVIFLSRHDPTRSGALDEKLVDLLKASRPEALQAEVAEAIGNRKIKQGLPVLIDKVKHLDQAPEDVRTAYISALGEFGAAADSAVPALLTAYSNYPDESDAISEALEEICPDSKAATEALIKVLAEDDAEARSLAVSLLDQAEYIRTASSSLQKLLNDPDPEVSLKAAKLLEKIGGADQKIVSALVKQLDEGEVDWEIRSALRTAWRYSYPALTKIICDPQSTTQARENAMSVLRDFHHRPSPEEQASLEQALGQKDLLTKQCAAIMLSSSESQQSQINSLLLEAVKSDNEGVRLHAARALGSRRKSLSKPQQEQAKAALLKLLKGSDSRVSEAAGSALANFELNEDELKTVVGSLENPDLQYSVMSILNRQKTLPGAVVPLLTAKLVSDEIDEELVNQLTAVLSHGGKPALKSLEAVVSNTEVDPERRAKVILALSEVTADEPEVVKNLQALLKEKQPEPLQVAAAIALAGQVEDKQSLVPLLLTGVQSENWQIKQFAGEALSNIAADSPEALKLVQSKLKELEPKQQSTVLVLLCQDERLRDQFSSQLLSQVQGMDQETDAYQLRAAISYLVRGDREGTAINKLLAEQDQEIVQQTLRTLGNNADGVPKAVLPKLEALLKNAPPKTRLLAALCLLKAGSEDDALLTIVRNALDSDDEELSEQAAYDLPMAGTLNEQWTPVLMKLMQNRDYRQASIEQLGEMGAAAKSAVPALIDLLGTVSYYEEAAAALGELGSTAAEAIPALRKMLTNERTMYAAAQALEKIEEDHQPTIDILAKNLDQPNLRGDAAYSLGVFAADAPERIEPLLLNVASGENQYDREMALRAAGSLKSKAVVTMLIKVLEEKDRDLSDLAALSLGKLAIEADLAVPALLKSLQDSNERVQYAAVQALGKFGADAAPAVPALLKALDDKSIRVAAAGALGRIGAPAQEAIPRLIKMLDDPQERRAALEGLKQFGPLAESAVPRLKELEQESRNYELRQVKATLKAIQSPEEKEKK; this comes from the coding sequence ATGTATCAGAAAACCGGATGGCTCATCGGCCTCATTCTCCTGGTCGGGTGTGGCGAACAGCCGAAACCCGTTGAACAGACACAAACCACCCCCAGCCAGGTACCTGCGAGTCAGTCAAAGCCTGAGCCAGCACCGGCGCAGGAACCTGTCACTCAAAAAGGGAAAAAGGCGGCCCCCAAAAAGGAATCTACCGGTGATGACTATGTCAAAAGAGTTGTTGCCGAGCATCAGGAGAAAACGTTCCAGAGGTCATTAAGCGAACTGAAATCGAAGGATCGCGATCAGCGCGTCATGGCCGTCGCCATGATGGTCACGTCCAAGATCGACCCCAACCGTGTTGTCGCCGGTCTGTTGAATGTTGTGGATGACAAGGATGAACAGGTGGCAAATATGTCGCGGAAATACATCCAGTCACACACGTTTGAATCCAAAGGTCAGCTGGTCGATTTCTACGCAGACTGGTGTGGCCCCTGTCGGATGATGAAGCCGGTGGTGAAGGAACTTGAGGACGAAGGCTACCCGGTCATTCAGGTAGACGTCGATGAGAATCCGGATTTGAGTTCGCACTTTTATATCACCAGTATTCCGACCTTCGCGCTGATTGTCGACGGATCGATGCGGCAGCGCAGGATCGGCGTGGTTGATAAATCAGAATTACTGAAACTGCTGAAAGAGATTCCCAAACCGGATAAGCAGGATCGGGAGAAGGCGTATGTGACCGATCCGAAGCTGAAGGTGTATGGCGCCCTGGTGACGATGCAGTCGGAGAACGCCTGGTATCGATATGAGGCGAAGCAGCAGTTAAAGCAGGCATCCTTGCCGACGCTGATTGAGATCCTGCAGGATCCGGGGCAGCGGACCGTCTTTCGCGAATCGGTAATGCAGGTCCTCGAATCGTTCATGAAGTCAGAAGATCAGGCGACGCAGATCGTCAAGGTGCTGACGGAGATCATGAACGATCCGAAACAGTCGGAGGAACTGCGGGGCATGGCTGTGATCTTCCTCTCCCGCCACGATCCCACACGCAGCGGTGCGCTCGATGAAAAACTGGTGGATCTGTTAAAGGCATCCCGTCCCGAAGCGTTGCAGGCAGAGGTGGCAGAAGCAATTGGTAACCGAAAAATCAAGCAGGGATTGCCGGTACTGATTGATAAGGTGAAGCACCTGGATCAGGCGCCCGAAGATGTGCGCACCGCGTATATCTCCGCGTTGGGAGAATTTGGTGCCGCAGCGGATTCCGCGGTGCCTGCACTGCTGACCGCCTATTCGAACTATCCTGATGAGAGCGATGCCATTTCCGAAGCGCTCGAGGAGATCTGTCCTGATTCCAAAGCGGCTACGGAGGCGTTGATCAAAGTGCTCGCGGAAGATGACGCAGAGGCCAGATCCCTGGCGGTCTCGCTGCTGGATCAGGCCGAGTATATCCGCACAGCCAGCAGTTCCCTGCAGAAACTGTTGAACGATCCCGATCCTGAAGTGAGTCTCAAAGCGGCGAAACTGCTGGAGAAAATCGGCGGGGCGGACCAGAAGATTGTATCCGCACTCGTCAAACAACTGGATGAAGGGGAAGTGGACTGGGAAATCCGTTCCGCGCTGCGGACCGCCTGGAGATACTCGTATCCCGCATTGACCAAAATCATCTGCGATCCTCAGAGTACTACCCAGGCCAGAGAGAATGCGATGTCGGTGCTCAGGGATTTTCATCATCGACCCAGTCCGGAAGAACAGGCTTCGCTGGAACAGGCTTTAGGCCAGAAAGATCTGCTGACAAAACAGTGTGCCGCGATCATGCTGTCGTCCTCCGAATCTCAGCAGTCTCAGATCAATTCCCTGCTGCTGGAAGCAGTCAAGTCAGACAACGAGGGTGTGCGCCTGCACGCAGCCCGGGCATTGGGCAGCCGTCGGAAGTCCCTCTCGAAACCACAGCAGGAGCAGGCGAAAGCAGCATTACTGAAGCTGTTGAAGGGTTCGGATTCCCGCGTCAGTGAAGCCGCCGGGTCTGCCCTTGCTAATTTTGAGTTGAATGAGGATGAGTTGAAAACGGTGGTCGGATCCCTCGAGAATCCGGACTTGCAGTACTCTGTGATGAGTATTCTCAACAGGCAGAAAACACTGCCGGGCGCAGTCGTTCCCTTACTGACCGCGAAATTAGTCAGCGATGAAATTGATGAAGAGCTGGTGAATCAACTGACTGCTGTTCTTAGTCACGGAGGCAAGCCGGCCCTGAAAAGTCTGGAAGCAGTGGTCTCGAATACTGAGGTGGATCCGGAACGCCGCGCCAAAGTGATTCTGGCACTCAGCGAGGTCACGGCTGACGAACCTGAGGTCGTGAAAAATCTTCAAGCATTGCTCAAGGAGAAACAGCCTGAACCATTACAGGTGGCGGCTGCGATTGCTCTCGCAGGTCAGGTCGAGGACAAGCAGTCCCTGGTGCCTCTATTACTGACTGGTGTGCAAAGTGAAAACTGGCAGATCAAACAGTTCGCCGGTGAGGCATTGTCGAATATCGCAGCAGATTCACCGGAAGCGCTTAAACTGGTGCAGTCAAAATTAAAAGAGCTGGAACCGAAGCAGCAGTCTACAGTGCTGGTTCTACTCTGCCAGGACGAGCGACTGCGAGATCAATTCAGTTCGCAACTGCTCTCCCAGGTTCAAGGTATGGATCAGGAAACGGATGCCTATCAGCTGAGGGCGGCGATCAGCTACCTGGTCCGCGGCGACAGGGAGGGCACCGCGATCAACAAACTGCTTGCCGAGCAGGATCAGGAGATCGTGCAGCAGACATTACGCACCCTGGGGAATAATGCAGACGGCGTTCCCAAAGCCGTCCTGCCGAAACTGGAAGCGTTATTGAAAAACGCGCCGCCGAAGACCCGGTTGCTGGCAGCGCTGTGCCTGTTGAAAGCGGGGTCTGAGGATGATGCTCTGCTGACGATTGTGCGTAACGCACTGGACTCGGATGATGAAGAACTGAGTGAGCAGGCGGCCTACGATCTACCGATGGCAGGTACCTTAAATGAACAGTGGACGCCGGTCCTGATGAAGTTAATGCAAAACCGGGATTACCGGCAGGCGTCGATTGAACAGTTGGGAGAGATGGGAGCTGCCGCGAAATCAGCAGTGCCGGCTTTGATTGATCTGCTGGGGACAGTCAGTTATTACGAGGAGGCCGCTGCTGCCCTGGGAGAACTGGGATCGACTGCTGCGGAAGCGATTCCGGCGCTGCGGAAGATGCTGACGAATGAGCGAACCATGTATGCGGCTGCTCAGGCGCTGGAGAAGATTGAAGAAGACCATCAGCCGACGATCGATATTCTGGCAAAGAACCTCGATCAACCGAACCTGCGTGGGGATGCTGCCTACAGCCTGGGAGTCTTTGCCGCGGATGCTCCCGAGCGGATCGAGCCTCTGTTATTGAATGTGGCCAGCGGTGAAAATCAGTATGACCGTGAGATGGCGCTGCGTGCCGCCGGCTCTTTGAAGTCTAAAGCGGTGGTCACGATGCTGATCAAAGTGCTGGAAGAAAAGGACCGGGATCTGTCTGACCTGGCTGCCCTGTCGCTGGGAAAACTGGCCATTGAAGCGGACCTGGCGGTACCGGCTTTGCTGAAATCGCTGCAGGACTCGAATGAACGGGTGCAATATGCCGCGGTGCAGGCCCTGGGTAAGTTTGGTGCCGACGCTGCACCTGCAGTGCCCGCTTTACTCAAAGCCTTGGATGACAAATCCATTCGCGTGGCCGCCGCGGGTGCTTTAGGCCGCATCGGCGCACCGGCGCAGGAAGCCATTCCCCGCCTGATCAAAATGCTGGATGATCCACAAGAGCGGCGTGCAGCACTGGAAGGGCTCAAGCAGTTCGGACCACTGGCAGAATCCGCGGTCCCCCGCTTGAAGGAACTGGAGCAGGAGTCCCGGAACTATGAACTGCGGCAGGTCAAAGCGACCCTCAAAGCGATTCAGTCGCCTGAGGAGAAAGAGAAGAAATGA